The window AGGATgtaaacaaaaaaaaataaataaataaatataaaatatattaataaattaaaaaaatatatatatatatataataaaattttatagattttatatatatatatagtttacaaaaaaataaatttaaataatccatataagaattattttcaaataaaaagatatttaattattattattatatatttatatatNNNNNNNNNNNNNNNNNNNNNNNNNNNNNNNNNNNNNNNNNNNNNNNNNNNNNNNNNNNNNNNNNNNNNNNNNNNNNNNNNNNNNNNNNNNNNNNNNNNNatatatatatatttttttaatttattaatatattttttttttttttttttttttttttttggcTAGCTATATACgaattgtttttattattatgttattccttaatatattaaaataataggaacattcatattaaagaaataatgaatattttaaaaagggaaaaaagTAACAcacaaatatttatatatatatatatattatatatatgtttacaTTCAAcgtataaataatacaaagataattaaaaagaagattaatatatatatatatatatattcctatattttagaaaaataaaatttgaACTATTAAATTGCCTTATGGTGTTCTTTTAATGTATTGTTTAGTAATTTAACTActctttatatttttcattttaaatatataaataatatatatatatatatatatatatatatatatatatatatatatatatatatattataaaattcttattaaattttattttctcagttttcaaaaatttcatcaaataaatttttatcaGACATATGCTTGtcaaataatttatacAAAATCATCacagaaaataaaaagtaataataaggtataatttattatactTATAAAAGGAtcacattatatatatatatatatatatatataacataatacTTACTATTTTAGGAaggaataataaaaagaaaaaggtTGACGAAATTATGAGAAATgataatacataataaataacacctttttttatatttatattataatatatttattttatattgaataataatcttatttataataatttttagGGGTTCTATTATTctctttaatttttatatttttccaaatttgaaaaataatacatttttgtatgatgcttttttattatatttactttttaaattaattcttctttttaaaaattaatatattatttatgtgaaaaaaaaaaaaataataataaaaataaaactaaaactaaaaaaaatatatacttatataaaccttaaaaattaaagaaattcaactatataatataatatataatataatttataatatatatattttattatatataattattacattttcatatataatatatttatttatctaaacaaaaaacaaagatatttttttataaatataatcatCTTTTTTAGTAAGtacttataaatattatattatgcatataaacatattaaagggatttttatatatataatatttattaattattaaattaaaataaaaagaaaatattctaaaaaatagtaataaaattttatttttatactttaaaaaatatataaatttaaataattatgttaaatatgtaacttaatatgtttattatattttttaccaaatattaataatatactatatctttttttttcaccacaatatatgtatctctcaaaaaaaaaaaaaaaaaatatatatatatataatatatataaaataaatatagtAATAACCACTGTTAACACTAAtaagggaaaaaaaaatataaaaatgaataataaaattatatatatatataatataatatatattatattatatattatatatatatatatatatatatatatatatttatatattataataaaggatactttaatattattatatgatattaagcagcaaaaaagaattttcttataataatataaaatatttgttttttatataatacatctatatattatatatatatatatatatatatatatatatatatatatatatatatatgtaatcatttatatattatttttatttaccaagggtaaaaagaaaaaaataaataaaaatagttatatatattatatatatatatatatatataatatattttattataaggcaaaaaaaaaaaaaaaaaataacacgtattaaaaaaaaattatcttaataaaaattaagaaCATAATGAAAactaatataaaataaaatattatatgtataaataaaatactatatatatatatataatatgtatataaatatttttatatataataatatgtactCATAATATTTggtaaaaaataaaaattgtgGAAcgattttatattttatattttattttatttttttttttttctcattttttatttgttaataaataaaaaaaaaaagaaagaaggaaatatttttaaaaaataaaaattttttattttctaaagttttccataaaatataattttataatatatatatatatatatatatatatatatttgttaatttgtaaaataaaaatttaaacgtttttaaatttttgagaaaagtttttttttttttttttttataataattatcattattttataatatataaaaatggGAAGGAAATCAACCATTAAGCCAGCCACAGGAATAGCaggtaaatatatatttaaagaattGAGAAAAAgagtaaaaaaaaaaaaaaagaatgaaaatttataagtttatatatatattatatatataatatattaataacaatatgtatattttatatgttgtTTTACATGAtagtatttttttttaaatatataacattatatatatatataacattatatatatatatatatatatatatatatatatatattatttttgtgaATATACCTATATgttatgaaaaaaaaccttacaaatttattttttattttatttttattttatttttattttatttattatattttttttctttccttTTGCTGCCACTTCATAGTTGGATTTAATAGTGGACATGTTGTAACAAAGagaaatttaaaattacataagaaaaagaaaCCATTTTctaaaagaaaagaattGATAAAAGATGTAGTTAGAGAAATTACTGGATTTAGTCcatatgaaaaaagaataattgAATTGATAAAAATAGGTACATCTGCTTCTACTAAAAGAAGTTTAAAATACGCTAAAAAAAAGTTAGGAACCCATAAAAGAGGAAAAGCTAAGAGAGAAGAAATTCAAAAGGTCGTTATTTTACAAAGAAGAAAAGCTGCTGAAAAAcattaaaacaaaaaagaaaaacaattagataaagaagaaaatatgtcaaatttttaattttttatatccagataatttgtatattaattttatattcattatgttatatatataaaacattgtatttataataaaatatatttttattaactgtatatattgatatagATAGATAtagattttttttataatttattattattttcatatatgaaattttttttttttttttattaacattttaaaattaatatatatttatattaaaaaaaaaaaaaaaaaatatatatatatatatatatNNNNNNNNNNNNNNNNNNNNNNNNNNNNNNNNNNNNNNNNNNNNNNNNNNNNNNNNNNNNNNNNNNNNNNNNNNNNNNNNNNNNNNNNNNNNNNNNNNNNGAgataacatatatatatatatatatatattatatatatgtatgtataatatttcatcaAATTTTCGTAggttaaaaaaaaaaacaagatttatatatcgtgtcataaaattatgtgaacaatttaaattaaaaatttttttattttcaatataaatgatttaattttattgtattattattataatttttttttttttttttttttattctatttcttttcctttttttaaataatagtTTATTATGgttatcttttaaaaagtcctttattatatatttttttttttttctgttttttttttgggggggaattaaagaaaagctctttttttaatttttggaagtacaacatatatataaagatgaATAAGGGTCGAATAGAAACAGGAGTGgtaaaaatttttaagaaaacaaaaaaaataaaacaataataacatacacatataaatagataaatataaatatatatatatatatatatatatatatatatatatatgtgtatgtatgtatgtatatagtttatatttcttttttgtatttttaaagggaatatataaaatttaaatatttttaatatatatatatattaacacaTAAAGAgtaaatgataataaatgtgtataaaatgtcacatatatatatatatatatatatgatgtaccatatttaattttttttttttttttttttttcttttcttttcttgTCTTGTCTGAGCTGTAGAAAATATCCTTTGGCGTCCTAGGTGTTTtgtactttttttatttgaaacGATTTGTTATACAAGAATGGGATATTTATAAagtaaagaaaaaagagaGAGACATTACGatgaataaaattaaaattcatgaggataatgaaaatgtgaaatatattttagacgaggaaagaaataaaaagaaatatataagaacGTTTGACTATAAGGAAGCCAGATgacaataaaaaatatatatatatatatatttatatatatatccttaTGTGTTGttttcccttttttttgttattaacataataactatatatatatatatatacatttatttatttatttatttatttatacttttataCTATGCAACTTAAATTAAagtttctttttattttattaaatatatttttcccTTTAATATTTGCTGTATGAAAATTCAAAACATACAACAggacaaaaaaaaaaaaaaaaaataaaacacagaaatattaaaaatgttatgTATATTTGTTAATTTTGTACGTATGgatatacataaaaaaatcCTCTTCTAGATATTAACATCTACATACGTTTCTCTAGgtatgtatttttttgatttaaaatttctttttatttcaaatatatgaaatataaataataaatataatcgttataataataattatgtatacatataaatatatattatatatattatatatttttttttcccctattttttgtttattttaaaagattaaaaaaatatacgcacacaaaatgtaataacaaaaatgCACTAATTTGAATgagaaataaaaattaaaaaaaaaatatatatatatatattatatattatatatttatttttttttttttttttgtattgCGTATCATATgtactaaaaaaaaaataaaaagaaatatacataatatata of the Plasmodium reichenowi strain SY57 chromosome 11, whole genome shotgun sequence genome contains:
- a CDS encoding 60S ribosomal protein L36, putative, with amino-acid sequence MGRKSTIKPATGIAVGFNSGHVVTKRNLKLHKKKKPFSKRKELIKDVVREITGFSPYEKRIIELIKIGTSASTKRSLKYAKKKLGTHKRGKAKREEIQKVVILQRRKAAEKH
- a CDS encoding hypothetical protein (conserved Plasmodium protein, unknown function) gives rise to the protein MNKGRIETGVKISFGVLGVLYFFYLKRFVIQEWDIYKVKKKERDITMNKIKIHEDNENVKYILDEERNKKKYIRTFDYKEAR